The DNA region GCGGAACATGCAGAGCGGCGCGTCGCCGCGCAGAAAGGCGCCAATACCAAACTGAAACGAAGGATGGCGGCGCAATGAATAAACAACGTTTCAACGCCTTCCAAGACTACATCCATGACCGCTGGATAGATGTTAGGGAGGTGGGCGGAGCCCCTGCAACTATTCTTGCACTAACAGCAATTATTGTTGGGGGTTTGATCCTGTTTGGTCACTCCGCTGCCGCAATGGGCGCGGCAGTCGGAGGCTTGTTTGGTTCTATTGGCTACTGGATGTTCAACACAAGTACGCGCCGATTCTGGCAGGTCATGGCGGTGTGTTATTCGGTTTTGATAGTGGCTTTTGCGATTGGCTGGTTTGTCCGGTGACTGACTGGAACACCCCTCGCAGCGCACCGCCACCGCTCGAAAGCAAAGAGCAGGAAAGCTTTTTCAATAAAGCGCGCTTGTATCTCCCGGGCTTATACCCGCACCTGTACGCCATCCCCAATGGCCAGCTGCGCAACAAGCGTGTTGCTGCACAACTGAAGCGAGAAGGGGTTAAGGCTGGGGTTGAAGACATAGCCGCCGATATCGCGCGCGGCCCGTTCCATGGGTTGCGGATTGAAATGAAGAGGCAGAACGCTACGCCCGCCAAATGGCGAAAAGAACAGCGGGAATGGCACGAGCGACACATGGAACAGGGCTTTTTAAGTGTCCTGGCCAAAGGGCAGACAGAGGCGTTTATCCAGGCGCAACGGTTTTGGGAACTCGGGCCCTTTGATCCAAATAAATCGGTGGAATGGTCCTTTTTCCGGTTGGATATGGGGGCGTTTGATGGGTGAGCGTCCGCTAGAAATTATCAGCTTGGGTGCCGGGGTGCAGTCGACCACCATGGCGTTGATGGCTGCGCATGGCGAGCTAACGCCCATGCCAGATTGCGCGATCTTCGCAGACACCGGTGCAGAGCCTGATTATGTGTACCAAACCGTTGCCGACTTAGAAGAACTGTTGCCGTTTCCTGTTTATCGCGTGATGAAAGGCGAGGGTTTGAAGTCTGCCATTCTCGCCTCGACTGAAGCGAAAGGGGATGGGAGCTACAAGGGCAGGTTTGCTGGCGCTCCGTTTTATACCACCAGCCAAACAGACCTTGGCATGGGTATGTTACGCCGACAGTGTACGCGCGAATTCAAAATTGAACCTATCACCAAAAAGGTTAGGGAACTGGCTGGCTTGAAACCCCGCCAGCGAGCAAAACCCGGGCAGATTGTGGCGCGCCAATGGATCGGCATTAGTTGGGATGAACGCCAACGCATGAAGGAACCGCGGGAGCGCTGGTTACAGCATCGATGGCCGTTGATTGAAAAGCACATGACACGCGGCCATTGCCTGGAATGGATGCAAGCCCACAACTTACCGCTGCCGCAAAAGTCAGCTTGCACATTCTGCCCTTATCGCACAAACGCGGAGTGGCGGGAAATGAAAGCAGACCACCCCGAAGCATGGCAGGACGCTGTTGCCGTTGATGCCGCTATTCGTAATGGGGTCCGCGGTACAAAAGAGCAGTTGTATGTGCACCAATCAATGGCGCCGCTTGATCAGACTGATTTAACAGACGCTTCTGCCGGCCAGATATCGTTTTTAGATGAGTGTGAAGGAATGTGCGGGGTATGAATGCAGCCACGCCAACACGCACAGCGCTTGCTGGAACTGCCCGACGATCAAGCGAAAGCGTATTTCGTAAACGAAGTGCCCAAGCACCTGCAGGCGTTGGTCCGGAAGCACTACCAGTTGGTCAAGATGCGGGAGAGGTTTAGGGGATGAGAAAACACCAATCAAAAACAGAAAGTTTTGTAGAAGCAAACGTAAACACGGCCATTGGTTTCGGTATCAGTTTGGCCGCATGGGTACTTGTTGTGGTTCCTGTTTGGGATCTACCTGTTACAACCTTGGACAATCTGGCCATTACGGGGTTTTTCACTGTTATCAGTGTTGCGAGGGGGTACCTGATTCGGCGGTTTTTTGAGCGCTACTTGCATGCGTTGGTTCGGGCTTTAACTCGTTTTGTCGAAAGTAGGTCCAATTAGTGAACTTACCAAGACTCAACTGCCACATAGGCGACTGCCTGGACATCATGCGCACTTGGCCGGATGAATTCGTGCAGTGTGTGGTGACCAGTCCGCCATATTGGGGGCTGCGTGATTATGGTGTGGATGGCCAGTTGGGCGCAGAAGCCACTTATCAGGAATACATAGACCGCATTTGCAGCATCTTCGACGAAGTAAACAGAGTGCTAAAGGCTGACGGTACCCTTTGGCTTAACTTGGGGGACTGTTTTTCGACCGGGAGCGGGTTTCGAGAGGAGGACCAAAAGTACAGTACTCTCGGGCCTAAGCGGGATGGCTTGCCGGGTAATAGTGCGCACAAAACCAAGTTGTCCCGTGAAGCAGTCGATGAACTCAAACCCAAAAACCTTGTAGGCATCCCCTGGCGAGTCGCGCTCGAGCTGCAATCCCGCGGCTGGTACTTGCGCAGCGACATCATTTGGTCGAAACCGAACCCGATGCCGGAAAGCGTCAAAGATCGACCCACCCGTGCGCATGAATACCTTTTTCTGCTGACCAAATCAGAACGCTACCATTACGACCATGAGGCGATAAAAGAGCCTAGCACCTATGGTGCGCCAAACTCGCCTCAGTCAATAAAATCCCCTCAAGGCCAAGGCTTTACCCGCCGAGCAGACAAGCAGCGCGGCCACAGCCGCCGACACCAAGGATTTAACGATCGCTGGGATGCAATGACCAAAGCCGAGCAGCAGGCCAACGGTCGCAATAAGCGCAGCGTTTGGACGGTTTCAACAATTCCATACGCCGGCGCCCACTTCGCCACATTCCCCCCAAAACTCATAGAGCCTTGCATTCTCGCGGGCAGCCGCAGAGGCGACATTGTTTTAGATCCGTTTATGGGTAGCGGTACTACAGCCATGGTGGCCGAGCACTTAGGCCGCAAATGGATTGGCTGCGAACTTAACGAGAAATACTTGGATTTGCAGAAAGATCGACTTAAGCAGCAGGCGTTGGCGTTGTGACCCATGAACTACTACAACGAATTCGACCCCAAAGCCGCCGCATGGTTGCAAGAGTTAATCAAGGCGGGATTGATACCCGCCGGCGATGTGGACACGCGGAGTATTGAAGATGTCAGACCAGATGAGCTTATTCAGTACACCCAGTGCCACTTCTTCGCCGGAATCGGCGGCTGGCCCTACGCCCTCAGACTTGCCGGATGGCCAGCCGACAGGCCCGTGTGGACAGGCAGCTGCCCATGCCAGCCGTTCAGCCAAGCAGGCGCTCGAGCTGGGACTGATGACGAAAGACACCTATGGCCACACTTCAGATGGCTCATTGATCAATGCCGACCTCTCACCATCTTTGGCGAGCAGGTTGCGAGCAAAGACGGACGTGAATGGTTCTCCGGAGTACGTGCTGACCTGGACCTATTGGGATATGCCACAGGGGCCGCCGATCTATGCGCTGCTGGCGAAGGGGCGCCGCACATCCGACAGCGGATTTTTTGGGTGGGGCACGCCAGCAGCGCAGGAACCTGGTGGAACGCCGGAACAGTTCCAGGCGCGAAAGCGAAAAGCGCAGGCGAAGGGCGTACAGATAGGCGACAGCGTGACTGCACTATCGATGCAGGCACAGATGGTGGGCTGGGCTACGCCGAAGGCAAGCGACGGCAGCGGCGGCCGGACGACAAAGACCCAGGGCGGCGGGAACGCTCACCTGGACCTACAGGCGAGAACGAGCGGCTATCCGACTCCGAGAGCGGAGGATGCCGAGAGCGCCGGCCGGCGAGTGAGTGCGGGGCTATCGGATACGTTGACGGCGGTGAGCAGGGACATCGCCGGGTACCCAACCCCGACCTGCCCAGTGAACACCGACGGCCATCAAGCGGGGAACAATCGATACATCACGAAAATGTCGAAAGAGGCAATCCCTGGGCCAACGCCGAGTGGGTTGGAAGCATCGACGGAAAAACCCGGCGCATTGAACCCGGGCTTGAGCCGCTGGTTGCAAGGCTATCCCCTTACATGGTGCCAGACGGCGATCCGAGCCTTTCGTGGTCTAAGAACACAGGCGAAGGGCGAATAATGCGACTACGCGGTTACGGCAATGCAATCGTTCCCCAAGTCGCGGCGCGGTTCATAGAGGCGTTTATGCATGACTGACGTACACGACGACCACTGGCGTCTATGGGCCAGCGCAAGCCGGGAAGGGCACCGCATAGGCTATTACAGCCAGAACATACTGCATGCGCCTACCGCGGACTGGAACGACGAAAACGAGCCTGCACCCAAGCCTTACAGCCGTGAGGATTTCGACATTGCAGACCAGATAGCGAACCTGGTCCTTACTCTGTCAGATGCGCTTAAGCGTGCGGTGGTGGTGTATTGGGGGGCGTATCCAGATGCACCCTATTGCCGAGAAGAACGCTTTAAAGAATTTGGTATCGATCGCAGCAACTGCAGAAAGCAGGCAAGGCAGGCGATGGATATTGTTAATCGGAGGGTTTAATGAGTAACGAACCGGAACACACATTGGAGACACTGGAAGACCTGCACCGCCGCGGATTTCGTGTTCACTATGGAGAGCATCCGACTCGATATTTCCAACTTTATTCTGTTCGATACGCGTTCGAAACAAAACGCTGCGCGCATCTGAACTACGCGATTACTTTGGCTTTGCGTGAGATTGAAAAATCGGAGGGTGTTACAAATGACTAAACTAAGTTGGTGGCGTGCTTTTCGCACGGGTTGGAAACAAGAAACCGAAAACCCTATTTATCTGCTTCTATGGGGGTTTATCACTGGTTTTGCTGTGCATGGCTTGTTGGTGAGTTGGTTTGTATGAACCGCGCCCAACGCTACGCATTTGAAAGTACGCCGGAAGTGCAAGAAGACGGCGGCGTGACCCGCAATTGGCGCCGGCGATCAACCGTTTATGAAAACTACATCGCGCAGCGGAGGCACCCGAATGCGCCGATTTATCAGAGGGTTTAGACTCGGATACTACAAAACCAAGGAGGTTTTTTGTTGATGAGCAAAGTTGACGAGTGGAAAGAACAGATACGCGAGTTGGAACAGAGCCTGGCTGATCTGGAGTATCTAAAACCGCCGGGTACAGGTGCGGACATAACGGCAGGCAAGGCCGAACACCTGCGGAGCCAGATTGAGCGATACAAAGAGATGATTCGGAATTATGACGGCGACGGCTGAATCAGATGGCGAAGGTGTAGCGGCCGTCGAATGAGATATGAAAATCACCCATGCAGATAATATCTCGGCCCATCAAGCCTTTGTAATTTGACGATGCGCCGTTGAATTCAATTGCTTGCAAACCCTCTACGACATGCATGGCAGTGCCAAAAGGAATTCCGACGTCGACCAGGTAGGTGTTTGCCGGTGAAGTACCGCTGGGCGTCGACATTGGAATTTGGCCTTGAGGGGCTAACCCCAATTTGTGTGCAACCTCTGGAGAAATGCACGTTGTGTCCGCACCGGTGTCGATGAGCACATCAAACGGTTCAAACACCAGCGGCGTTTTGTCTTGTGCCTGGACTTGCTGTTGTAGTTGCGCGCGCAACGTTCCGTTGGCCGCAAATACCAACGGAATTAGCGGCCCAATGGATAGGTCAAACGGCTTGGCGATTACCGGCATGCGAAAAATAGCCCAAATCTACGACTGTGCGTGTTACTTCTTGCACGGAATACAACCCATCTGGGTACTTTGCTTGACCATATTTGACTGCATCGGCCATCGTGTCGAAGTAGTCATCAATGGTTTGGTCTCTCATCACCGCAAACTTGCCTTGATACACCGAAGCTATTTCGGGTAGCAGTTCCTGGAAGGCTTGGAAATTTTTTTCCACCTCCGCGGTCTTCGCTTCAATACTGCTCACAGGGGCTCTCCTAGGTTGACTTACTATAATAGTAGGCATACCGGGGGTTACACAAATATGATCTGTTCGACGTTTGACCGCAGCAGTTGACCCATTACCTCTTTTAGGGCAATATTTTCCCATATCTACGAATCCCTAAACCCGCTTTTCAGCGGGTTTTTTTGTGCCTGGAATAAGTCGAAAGGAACCCGAAATGGCCCTATTGGAGAGGTACAGCGCTGTTTTTTCCATGGCTGTTGTTGTTGGTGGTGGGCTTATCGCATGGGCTACGGTTGTTTCTGATGTGCAGGCCCATGACCAGGACATATTGCAGCACCAGCAAAAAATTCAGGTATTGCGAGAGCAGCATTCTGTTTTGTCTGAGTCGGTCGCCGTTATGAAGCAAAAAATGGTCTCGCTGGATGCGAGCAGCCAGCAAATGCAATCCGATATCAAATCCATAGAAGGCGATATGAAGACGGTTTTAACCACCCTGATGCGCCTTGAGACATTGGCGGAAGCCGCCAACGCATCCACCCCCTAATTTTTGGAGTCAATCCAGTGTCCAGACAGGTTATTAAATATCGTTCTGGATTCAAGTATCAGCTGGTCGAGGATTACACAGTTGAAACGGGGATTGAGGGT from Bacteroidota bacterium includes:
- a CDS encoding VRR-NUC domain-containing protein; protein product: MTDWNTPRSAPPPLESKEQESFFNKARLYLPGLYPHLYAIPNGQLRNKRVAAQLKREGVKAGVEDIAADIARGPFHGLRIEMKRQNATPAKWRKEQREWHERHMEQGFLSVLAKGQTEAFIQAQRFWELGPFDPNKSVEWSFFRLDMGAFDG
- a CDS encoding site-specific DNA-methyltransferase, whose translation is MRTWPDEFVQCVVTSPPYWGLRDYGVDGQLGAEATYQEYIDRICSIFDEVNRVLKADGTLWLNLGDCFSTGSGFREEDQKYSTLGPKRDGLPGNSAHKTKLSREAVDELKPKNLVGIPWRVALELQSRGWYLRSDIIWSKPNPMPESVKDRPTRAHEYLFLLTKSERYHYDHEAIKEPSTYGAPNSPQSIKSPQGQGFTRRADKQRGHSRRHQGFNDRWDAMTKAEQQANGRNKRSVWTVSTIPYAGAHFATFPPKLIEPCILAGSRRGDIVLDPFMGSGTTAMVAEHLGRKWIGCELNEKYLDLQKDRLKQQALAL
- a CDS encoding DNA cytosine methyltransferase, yielding MWTGSCPCQPFSQAGARAGTDDERHLWPHFRWLIDQCRPLTIFGEQVASKDGREWFSGVRADLDLLGYATGAADLCAAGEGAPHIRQRIFWVGHASSAGTWWNAGTVPGAKAKSAGEGRTDRRQRDCTIDAGTDGGLGYAEGKRRQRRPDDKDPGRRERSPGPTGENERLSDSESGGCRERRPASECGAIGYVDGGEQGHRRVPNPDLPSEHRRPSSGEQSIHHENVERGNPWANAEWVGSIDGKTRRIEPGLEPLVARLSPYMVPDGDPSLSWSKNTGEGRIMRLRGYGNAIVPQVAARFIEAFMHD
- a CDS encoding aspartyl protease family protein, with the translated sequence MPVIAKPFDLSIGPLIPLVFAANGTLRAQLQQQVQAQDKTPLVFEPFDVLIDTGADTTCISPEVAHKLGLAPQGQIPMSTPSGTSPANTYLVDVGIPFGTAMHVVEGLQAIEFNGASSNYKGLMGRDIICMGDFHISFDGRYTFAI